In Acidimicrobiales bacterium, the sequence CGGACCGCCTGTCGGCGTTCGACGTGGTGATGGCCGAGCCGATCCCGGACAAGGGCCGGGTCCTCACCGCCATGTCCGCCTTCTGGTTCGACCACCTGGCCGACGTGGTGCCGGGCCACCTCATCTCCACCGAGCTGGAGGACATGCCCGCCGAGGCCCAGGACCCGTCGATCGCCGGGCGGGCGATGCTG encodes:
- a CDS encoding phosphoribosylaminoimidazolesuccinocarboxamide synthase produces the protein MAAISLPHVASGKVRDIYDAGDDRLLMVTSDRLSAFDVVMAEPIPDKGRVLTAMSAFWFDHLADVVPGHLISTELEDMPAEAQDPSIAGRAML